Proteins from a single region of Candidatus Eisenbacteria bacterium:
- the hemW gene encoding radical SAM family heme chaperone HemW, whose product MSEGFALYVHVPWCRHVCPYCDFNVYAHAAPPEADYTAMLVRELATWTERAPWRGRRATSIFFGGGTPSLFTPQAIARVVDAAARCCGIEERAEITLEANPGGLDAERLRGFRRAGVTRLSLGVQSFQERLLRALGRDHTPDDARAAVRNARAAGFADLSLDLIFAVPGGDEAEWAHDLDEAIALAPDHVSAYALTFESATPYHAWRASGRIRAVDEDVEATMAELAAARLPAAGYERYEISSWARPDHASRHNQRYWDGSWYLGIGAGAHAFDATPDAARRWSNVRHPRAYADAVAARGTAVAEEHPLTVDEARADFVFTGLRRIAGVAATAFAARFGVGLAKAFPHVTGLVRDDLLEWAGDRLRLSARGLRFADTVAATFV is encoded by the coding sequence ATGTCCGAGGGCTTCGCGCTCTACGTCCACGTGCCCTGGTGCCGGCACGTGTGCCCGTACTGCGACTTCAACGTCTACGCCCACGCCGCGCCGCCCGAAGCCGACTACACGGCGATGCTCGTGCGCGAGCTCGCGACCTGGACGGAGCGCGCCCCGTGGCGTGGGCGGCGCGCCACGAGCATCTTCTTCGGTGGCGGCACGCCGTCGTTGTTCACGCCCCAGGCGATCGCGCGGGTCGTCGACGCCGCCGCGCGGTGCTGCGGCATCGAGGAACGTGCCGAGATCACGCTCGAGGCCAACCCGGGGGGGCTCGACGCCGAACGCCTGCGCGGCTTCCGGCGGGCCGGCGTCACGCGCCTCTCGCTCGGCGTCCAGTCGTTCCAGGAGCGCCTCCTGCGCGCGCTCGGGCGCGACCACACCCCGGACGACGCGCGCGCCGCGGTCCGGAACGCCCGGGCCGCGGGGTTCGCGGACCTGAGCCTCGACCTCATCTTCGCCGTCCCCGGCGGCGACGAGGCCGAGTGGGCACACGACCTCGACGAGGCCATCGCGCTGGCGCCGGATCACGTGTCGGCCTACGCGCTCACGTTCGAGAGCGCCACGCCGTATCACGCCTGGCGCGCCTCGGGCCGCATCCGTGCCGTCGACGAGGACGTCGAAGCGACCATGGCGGAGCTCGCCGCGGCTCGGCTGCCCGCCGCCGGCTACGAGCGCTACGAGATCTCGAGCTGGGCGCGCCCGGATCACGCCTCGCGCCACAATCAGCGCTACTGGGACGGGTCGTGGTATCTCGGCATCGGAGCCGGCGCGCACGCATTCGACGCCACGCCCGACGCCGCGCGACGGTGGAGCAACGTGCGACATCCCCGCGCGTACGCCGATGCGGTGGCGGCGCGCGGCACGGCGGTCGCCGAAGAGCACCCGCTCACGGTGGACGAAGCCCGCGCCGATTTCGTCTTCACGGGGCTGCGCCGCATCGCCGGCGTCGCCGCGACCGCGTTCGCAGCGCGCTTCGGCGTGGGGCTCGCGAAGGCGTTTCCGCACGTCACGGGCCTCGTGCGCGACGATCTGCTCGAGTGGGCCGGCGACCGGCTCCGACTGAGTGCGCGCGGCCTCCGCTTCGCCGACACCGTCGCCGCGACGTTCGTCTGA
- the metK gene encoding methionine adenosyltransferase, whose product MLKDYVFTSESVNEGHPDKVCDQISDAILDAILAQDPNSRVACESLIKTGLVVIAGEITTNAHGLNFGEIAKRVIREIGYTTPETGFSCDTAAIVTAIERQSPDISQGVTEGEGLHKEQGAGDQGLMFGYACDETKEYMPFAIYTAHRIGQRLAEARRSGELPYLLPDGKCQVTVEYKDGKLNRAGTIVVSTQHTPEVKYEKLRNEVIDDVVKRVIPQEFLDKHTVYHINPTGKFVVGGPQGDCGLTGRKIIVDSYGGYGRHGGGAFSGKDPSKVDRSAAYMARYIAKNVVAAELAAKCEVQVAYAIGVAEPVSVLVDTFGTGQVADDKIAKAIREIFDLKPASIIKTLGLKKPIFQRTASYGHFGRVPEGDYFTWERTDRVKDLRSAAS is encoded by the coding sequence ATGCTCAAGGACTACGTCTTCACCTCCGAGTCCGTGAACGAGGGGCATCCCGACAAGGTCTGCGACCAGATCTCGGACGCCATCCTCGACGCCATCCTGGCGCAGGACCCCAACAGCCGCGTCGCGTGCGAGTCGCTCATCAAGACGGGTCTCGTCGTCATCGCGGGTGAAATCACGACCAATGCGCACGGGCTCAACTTCGGCGAGATCGCCAAGCGCGTCATCCGCGAGATCGGCTACACGACCCCCGAGACCGGCTTCTCGTGCGACACCGCCGCCATCGTGACGGCGATCGAGCGCCAGTCGCCGGACATCTCGCAGGGCGTGACGGAGGGCGAGGGCCTGCACAAGGAGCAGGGCGCCGGCGACCAGGGCCTCATGTTCGGCTACGCGTGCGACGAGACGAAGGAGTACATGCCCTTCGCCATCTACACCGCGCACCGCATCGGGCAGCGCCTCGCCGAGGCGCGCCGTTCGGGCGAGCTGCCGTACCTCCTTCCCGATGGCAAGTGCCAGGTGACCGTCGAGTACAAGGACGGCAAGCTCAACCGCGCCGGAACGATCGTCGTGTCGACGCAGCACACGCCCGAGGTGAAGTACGAGAAGCTCCGCAACGAGGTCATCGACGACGTGGTGAAGCGCGTCATCCCGCAGGAGTTCCTCGACAAGCACACCGTCTACCACATCAATCCGACCGGGAAGTTCGTCGTCGGCGGCCCGCAGGGCGACTGCGGGCTCACCGGCCGCAAGATCATCGTCGACTCGTACGGCGGCTACGGCCGTCACGGCGGCGGCGCCTTCTCCGGGAAAGACCCATCGAAGGTCGACCGGAGCGCGGCGTACATGGCGCGCTACATCGCGAAGAACGTCGTCGCCGCGGAGCTGGCGGCCAAGTGCGAGGTGCAGGTTGCATACGCGATCGGCGTCGCCGAGCCGGTCTCCGTCCTGGTCGACACGTTCGGCACCGGGCAGGTCGCCGACGACAAGATCGCGAAGGCCATCCGCGAGATCTTCGACCTGAAGCCGGCGTCGATCATCAAGACGCTGGGCCTGAAGAAGCCCATCTTCCAGCGCACGGCGTCGTACGGCCACTTCGGCCGCGTGCCCGAGGGCGACTACTTCACCTGGGAGCGCACCGACCGGGTGAAGGATCTGCGGTCGGCGGCTTCCTAG
- the ahcY gene encoding adenosylhomocysteinase, translated as MSKTAAVATTPPAARLPFKVKDLALAELGRKEVRLAEQEMPGLMTIRAKHGATKPLKGARIMGSLHMTVQTAVLIETLTDLGADVRWVSCNIFSTQDSAAAAVAVGRDGTVENPKGAAVFAWKGETLEEYWWCTNEALVWPDGRGPDLIVDDGGDATLLVHKGLEFERAGAVPAFDPKNDPEEWGIILDLLRRLQREAPGQWERISTKVRGVSEETTTGVHRLYEMAKKGALLFPAINVNDSVTKSKFDNIYGCRHSLIDGLNRATDVMLGGKIAVVCGFGEVGKGCAESLRGQGCRVIVTEIDPICALQAAMQGYEVATVEDYVERADVFVTTTGNVGIITAAHMARMKDKAIVGNIGHFDNEIDMAGLGKVSGVKKVNIKPQYDEWVFPDGHSVLILAEGRLLNLGCATGHPSFVMSASFTNQVLAQLELWQQNAKYKKQVYMLPKQLDEEVARLHLEKLGVKLTTLTPKQAEYIGVPVEGPYKPDHYRY; from the coding sequence ATGTCGAAGACCGCTGCCGTTGCCACGACGCCGCCTGCCGCCCGCCTGCCGTTCAAGGTGAAGGACCTCGCGCTCGCCGAGCTGGGTCGGAAGGAGGTCCGCCTCGCCGAGCAGGAGATGCCGGGCTTGATGACGATCCGGGCCAAGCACGGCGCGACGAAGCCGCTCAAGGGCGCGCGCATCATGGGCTCGCTGCACATGACGGTGCAGACGGCCGTCCTGATCGAGACGCTGACCGACCTCGGCGCCGACGTGCGCTGGGTGTCGTGCAACATCTTCAGCACGCAGGACTCTGCCGCCGCGGCGGTCGCCGTCGGACGCGACGGCACGGTCGAGAACCCGAAGGGCGCCGCCGTTTTCGCCTGGAAGGGCGAGACGCTGGAAGAGTACTGGTGGTGCACCAACGAGGCGCTCGTGTGGCCCGACGGCCGCGGCCCCGACCTCATCGTCGACGACGGCGGCGACGCGACGCTGCTCGTCCACAAGGGGCTCGAATTCGAGCGCGCCGGCGCGGTGCCGGCCTTCGACCCGAAGAACGATCCAGAGGAGTGGGGCATCATCCTGGACCTTCTGCGCCGGCTGCAGCGCGAGGCGCCCGGACAGTGGGAGCGCATCTCGACCAAGGTGCGCGGCGTGTCCGAGGAGACGACGACGGGGGTGCATCGGCTCTACGAGATGGCGAAGAAGGGCGCGCTCCTCTTCCCGGCCATCAACGTGAACGACTCGGTCACGAAGTCGAAGTTCGACAACATCTACGGCTGCCGGCACTCGCTGATCGACGGCCTCAATCGCGCGACCGACGTCATGCTCGGCGGCAAGATCGCCGTCGTGTGCGGCTTCGGCGAGGTCGGCAAGGGCTGCGCCGAGTCGCTGCGGGGGCAGGGCTGCCGCGTAATCGTGACCGAGATCGATCCCATCTGCGCGCTCCAGGCCGCGATGCAGGGCTACGAGGTCGCGACCGTCGAGGACTACGTCGAGCGGGCCGACGTCTTCGTCACCACCACCGGCAACGTCGGCATCATCACCGCCGCCCACATGGCGCGCATGAAGGACAAGGCGATCGTCGGCAACATCGGCCACTTCGACAACGAGATCGACATGGCCGGGCTCGGCAAGGTGTCCGGCGTGAAGAAGGTCAACATCAAGCCGCAGTACGACGAGTGGGTCTTCCCCGACGGCCACTCGGTGCTGATCCTCGCCGAAGGTCGCCTGCTGAACCTCGGCTGCGCGACGGGGCACCCGTCGTTCGTCATGAGCGCGTCCTTCACGAACCAGGTCCTGGCGCAGCTCGAGCTCTGGCAGCAGAACGCGAAGTACAAGAAGCAGGTGTACATGCTGCCGAAGCAGCTCGACGAGGAAGTCGCGCGGCTGCACCTGGAGAAGCTCGGCGTCAAGCTGACGACGCTCACGCCGAAGCAGGCGGAGTACATCGGCGTGCCGGTCGAGGGTCCGTACAAGCCGGACCACTACCGGTACTGA
- a CDS encoding HPr family phosphocarrier protein → MSEEICTATLEIVNRLGLHARAAVLLVQEAKRFDAEVTVSKDGQTVNGLSIMGIMMLAAEKGSTIDVETKGPQARAAIDAISALVASRFNEPE, encoded by the coding sequence GTGAGCGAGGAGATCTGCACCGCGACGCTCGAGATCGTGAACCGGCTGGGTCTCCACGCACGCGCGGCAGTGCTGCTCGTGCAGGAAGCGAAGCGCTTCGACGCCGAGGTGACGGTGTCGAAGGACGGGCAGACGGTGAACGGGCTCAGCATCATGGGGATCATGATGCTCGCCGCCGAGAAGGGCAGCACGATCGACGTCGAGACGAAGGGGCCGCAGGCCCGCGCCGCGATCGACGCGATCAGCGCGCTGGTGGCGAGCCGCTTCAACGAGCCGGAGTGA
- a CDS encoding PTS sugar transporter subunit IIA, with translation MKIEDILAESLVLPDLAARTKADVLVELASAVASRNPEIERAKLVGALEERERLNSTALGDCVAIPHGKLPGIRRVFAAFGRSKTGVDFQSLDGKPTHLFFLLVAPEDSAGAHLKALARISRLLKDADFRARLLAAPDANALWTIIRDEDARY, from the coding sequence ATGAAGATCGAAGACATCCTCGCCGAGTCGCTCGTGCTCCCCGACCTCGCGGCGCGCACGAAAGCCGACGTGCTGGTGGAGCTCGCCTCCGCCGTGGCGAGCCGCAACCCCGAGATCGAGCGGGCGAAGCTGGTGGGCGCGCTCGAGGAGCGCGAGCGGCTCAACAGCACTGCGCTCGGCGACTGCGTCGCCATTCCCCACGGGAAGCTCCCCGGCATCCGGCGCGTGTTCGCGGCTTTCGGCCGCAGCAAGACCGGCGTCGACTTCCAGTCGCTCGACGGCAAACCCACGCACCTGTTCTTCCTCCTGGTCGCACCCGAGGATTCCGCTGGCGCCCACTTGAAGGCGCTGGCGCGCATTTCGCGCCTCCTGAAGGACGCCGACTTCCGCGCCCGCCTGCTCGCCGCCCCCGACGCCAACGCCCTCTGGACCATCATCCGGGACGAGGACGCGCGGTATTGA
- the raiA gene encoding ribosome-associated translation inhibitor RaiA — protein MQINVTFRHVNPTPALRAHAEEKLERMVKKYLRRPVDAHVILSVAKERHAAEVTLQADHVTMFAKEETTDLYAAIDLAVEKLEHQAQKLRAKRKEHKGPSAAVRTQVAEDAAPSRGAASRPRVIPRRVSAKPMGVDEALETLARTGDEFLVFTNAASQTLAVLYRRKDGNYGLIEPEGR, from the coding sequence ATGCAGATCAACGTCACCTTCCGGCACGTGAACCCGACACCCGCGCTTCGCGCCCACGCCGAAGAGAAGCTCGAGCGGATGGTGAAGAAGTACCTCCGCCGGCCCGTCGACGCGCACGTGATCCTGTCCGTCGCCAAAGAGCGGCACGCGGCCGAGGTCACGCTCCAGGCGGACCACGTGACGATGTTCGCCAAGGAGGAGACGACGGATCTCTACGCCGCGATCGATCTCGCCGTCGAGAAGCTCGAGCACCAGGCGCAGAAGCTCCGCGCCAAGCGCAAGGAGCACAAGGGACCATCGGCCGCCGTGCGCACGCAGGTCGCCGAAGACGCGGCCCCGTCGCGCGGGGCCGCGAGCCGACCCCGGGTCATCCCGCGCCGCGTGTCGGCCAAGCCGATGGGGGTCGACGAAGCGCTCGAGACCCTCGCTCGGACCGGGGACGAGTTCCTCGTCTTCACCAATGCCGCCTCCCAGACCTTGGCCGTGCTTTATCGCCGGAAAGACGGTAACTACGGGCTGATCGAACCGGAGGGACGTTGA
- the hprK gene encoding HPr(Ser) kinase/phosphatase has translation MIVTVGELLETLGERLALRLVTGETGTARVITVPRVQQPGLALAGYLPQLHPDRLQVLGNSEVGFLETLPAPLAHERVETIVGSGVACFAVTNGTPAPSLLAEVAGAMGVAVIVSGLRTADFIRQVTAWLEDRLAPETTMHADLVEVHGLGILILGRSGIGKSESALDLVSRGHRLVADDAVLVRRISPTVLRGRAATLLKHHMEIRGLGVIDVEALFGTLATLDERQLDLVVELIDWSDDADRLGLVDTIHTLLDVPLPLVRIPVVPGRSMAMLIETAARERILRARGRHSAVEFAARIDKAAGGGAKRKAG, from the coding sequence TTGATCGTCACCGTCGGCGAGCTGCTGGAGACCCTGGGCGAGCGCCTGGCGCTCCGGCTCGTCACAGGAGAGACGGGCACCGCACGCGTGATCACGGTACCGCGCGTGCAGCAGCCGGGCCTCGCGCTGGCGGGCTACCTCCCGCAGCTCCACCCCGATCGCTTGCAGGTGCTGGGGAACAGCGAAGTCGGCTTCCTCGAGACGCTGCCGGCACCGCTCGCGCACGAGCGGGTCGAGACCATCGTCGGCTCGGGAGTCGCGTGCTTCGCCGTGACCAACGGTACGCCGGCGCCGTCGTTGCTCGCGGAGGTGGCGGGCGCGATGGGCGTCGCGGTGATCGTGTCGGGGCTCCGCACGGCCGACTTCATCCGCCAGGTGACGGCATGGCTCGAGGATCGGCTGGCCCCCGAGACGACCATGCACGCCGACCTCGTCGAGGTGCACGGGCTCGGGATCCTGATCCTCGGTCGCAGCGGCATCGGGAAGAGCGAGTCGGCGCTCGACCTCGTGTCGCGCGGTCACCGCCTGGTCGCGGACGACGCCGTGCTCGTACGGCGTATCTCGCCGACCGTCCTGCGCGGCCGCGCGGCGACCCTGCTGAAGCACCACATGGAGATCCGCGGCCTGGGCGTGATCGACGTCGAGGCGCTCTTCGGCACGCTCGCGACCCTCGACGAGCGCCAACTGGATCTCGTCGTCGAGCTCATCGACTGGAGCGACGACGCCGATCGCCTGGGGCTGGTCGACACGATCCATACGCTGCTCGACGTACCGCTCCCGCTCGTGCGCATCCCCGTCGTGCCGGGTCGCAGCATGGCGATGCTGATCGAGACCGCGGCCCGCGAGCGGATCCTGCGCGCGCGTGGCCGGCACAGCGCAGTCGAGTTCGCGGCCCGGATCGACAAGGCCGCGGGTGGTGGGGCGAAGCGGAAGGCCGGATGA
- a CDS encoding YIP1 family protein gives MTPENESPFVTIWEAPRATIRRIVDSDPRRHVNLLFFGGGVVGTLSALRSHAPSFDVPPLFAAGGCILVGLLSVPSSHLGAWYMRSIGGWLGGTASRQEVAAAFAWAGVPAVVGGFALWVLQFALFGTELLSPERPTIDAASPLLLTTLRLASLLLGVWTSTASLLCFAEVNRFSVLRSLTTWILSVLVVVLVIGLPVGVLLLLLR, from the coding sequence ATGACGCCGGAGAACGAGAGCCCGTTCGTCACCATCTGGGAGGCGCCGCGCGCGACCATCCGGCGGATCGTCGACAGCGACCCGCGCCGTCACGTGAACCTGCTGTTCTTCGGCGGCGGCGTCGTCGGCACGTTGAGCGCGCTGCGCTCGCACGCGCCGTCGTTCGACGTTCCGCCGCTGTTCGCCGCCGGCGGCTGCATCCTGGTCGGGCTCCTGAGCGTCCCCTCCTCGCACCTGGGCGCCTGGTACATGCGCTCGATCGGAGGATGGCTCGGCGGAACGGCGTCGCGTCAGGAGGTCGCGGCGGCCTTCGCGTGGGCGGGCGTACCGGCGGTCGTGGGCGGCTTCGCGCTCTGGGTGCTCCAGTTCGCGCTCTTCGGCACCGAGCTGCTGAGTCCCGAGCGACCCACCATCGACGCCGCCTCGCCGCTGCTGTTGACGACGCTGCGGCTGGCCTCCCTCCTGCTCGGCGTGTGGACGTCCACCGCGTCGCTCCTGTGCTTCGCCGAGGTGAACCGGTTCTCGGTGCTGCGCTCGCTCACGACCTGGATCCTCTCGGTCCTCGTGGTCGTGCTGGTGATCGGGCTGCCGGTCGGCGTGCTGCTCCTACTGCTGCGCTGA
- a CDS encoding PTS fructose transporter subunit IIA has product MVGIVVVGHGRIGEEALATLESVVGPIEAFEAVTTSIVERPEEIRIHIRAAVERVRRSGGVVIMTDMLGDTQTNLSLAVARETGAEVVAGVNMPMLIKATTARGNADARRLAELLTRYGQEHIVWATAAGPGRP; this is encoded by the coding sequence ATGGTCGGGATCGTCGTGGTGGGACACGGCCGGATCGGCGAGGAAGCGCTGGCGACGCTCGAGAGCGTGGTCGGTCCGATCGAAGCGTTCGAAGCCGTGACGACGTCGATCGTCGAGCGACCCGAGGAGATCCGCATCCACATCCGCGCGGCGGTCGAGCGCGTGCGGCGCAGCGGCGGCGTCGTCATCATGACGGACATGCTCGGCGACACGCAGACGAACCTGTCGCTCGCCGTCGCGCGCGAGACGGGGGCGGAGGTCGTGGCCGGCGTCAACATGCCGATGCTGATCAAGGCGACGACCGCGCGCGGCAACGCGGACGCGCGCCGCCTCGCGGAGCTCCTCACGCGCTACGGGCAGGAGCACATCGTGTGGGCGACCGCGGCGGGCCCGGGGCGCCCGTGA
- the rapZ gene encoding RNase adapter RapZ: MSEPLLAVVVTGLSGSGKSTALRVLEDLGFYCVDNLPVALVPRFIELWEASREEVHRVALGIDARERRFLEGFQTAFDELRRAGVRLEVIYLEASDEVLVRRFSETRRPHPAAVGGAVEDGIRRERDALREVREVADRIVDTSAFTVHELRAAFRDMLARADTRDLTVSLVSFGYKYGLPTDADLAFDCRFLPNPFFVDELRPKTGLDQPVADWVLGRDDAQEYLRHVVDLLAFSLPHYRREGKSYLTIAVGCTGGRHRSVVLVEELRRRLAGTGARVLVRHRDIDR; encoded by the coding sequence ATGAGCGAGCCGCTCCTGGCCGTCGTCGTGACCGGCCTGTCGGGATCGGGCAAGAGCACGGCGCTGCGTGTCCTCGAGGACCTCGGGTTCTACTGCGTCGACAACCTGCCGGTCGCGCTCGTGCCGCGCTTCATCGAGCTGTGGGAGGCGTCGCGAGAGGAGGTGCATCGGGTGGCGCTCGGTATCGACGCGCGCGAGCGGCGCTTCCTCGAGGGCTTCCAGACCGCCTTCGACGAGCTGCGGCGCGCGGGCGTCCGCCTCGAGGTCATCTATCTCGAAGCGAGCGACGAGGTCTTGGTCCGTCGCTTCAGCGAGACCCGCCGGCCGCACCCGGCCGCCGTCGGCGGCGCCGTGGAGGACGGGATCCGCCGGGAGCGCGACGCGCTGCGCGAGGTGCGGGAGGTCGCCGATCGGATCGTCGACACGAGCGCGTTCACGGTGCACGAACTCCGCGCCGCCTTCCGTGACATGCTCGCGCGCGCCGATACGCGCGATCTCACGGTGTCGCTCGTCTCGTTCGGTTACAAGTACGGCCTGCCGACCGACGCCGACCTCGCCTTCGACTGTCGCTTCCTTCCGAACCCGTTCTTCGTGGACGAGCTGCGGCCGAAGACGGGGCTCGACCAACCGGTCGCCGACTGGGTCCTCGGGCGTGACGACGCGCAGGAGTACCTGCGGCACGTGGTGGACCTGCTCGCGTTCTCGCTCCCGCACTATCGACGCGAGGGCAAGAGCTACCTCACGATCGCGGTCGGGTGCACCGGCGGTCGGCATCGCTCCGTCGTCTTGGTGGAAGAGCTGAGACGGCGGCTCGCGGGCACGGGCGCCCGCGTGCTCGTGCGGCATCGCGACATCGACCGATGA
- a CDS encoding amidohydrolase family protein: MATPSGAWYRRRVVTPTARRATIAALVALAACGRKEAPLVTTPPGASRSIVLRDVRVFDAPHATLAAGASDVVVKDGTIAAIAPRGVSAPGIPEVDGHGGVLLPGLVDVHAHTGSTPAPPWTVGVLPDVTDNLGAFLYAGVTTVLDLGNLTPAVFGERTRVATHADLGPRVYAAGPVFTAVGGHPAEVLRAWLPWYLRWYVVSRATRELATPDDGRRAVEALLPEHPDILKLAIDTGARDDTPRLDIATIAAVTAAGHAGGVRSIAHIGTSAEAIDAVRGGVDALAHAPWREEISDEAVTVIAAERTPVVVTLAVWDASARALKRVADLLPIERQLARPDVLTALFATPPPPTDEMAAFARVAAAAHEARRRNVAKLRAAGVVVLAGSDGCNYAQFPGAGLHLELAKLVDAGLTPAEALRAATWDNARFLAGDAADYGEIAVGRRADLLLVAGDPTTNIADLANISQLVVDGTLLERHARPN; the protein is encoded by the coding sequence ATGGCCACGCCCTCCGGCGCGTGGTACCGCCGCCGGGTCGTGACCCCCACCGCCCGCCGAGCCACGATCGCGGCCCTGGTCGCCCTCGCCGCGTGCGGCCGGAAGGAGGCCCCGCTCGTGACGACTCCGCCGGGAGCGTCGCGATCGATCGTGCTGCGCGACGTCCGGGTGTTCGATGCGCCGCATGCGACGCTCGCGGCCGGCGCGAGCGACGTCGTCGTCAAGGACGGCACGATCGCCGCGATCGCACCGCGCGGCGTCTCGGCGCCCGGCATTCCCGAAGTCGACGGACACGGCGGCGTGCTGCTCCCGGGCCTGGTCGACGTCCATGCCCACACCGGATCGACGCCCGCGCCGCCCTGGACGGTAGGCGTCCTGCCCGACGTCACCGACAACCTGGGCGCCTTCCTCTACGCCGGCGTCACGACCGTGCTCGACCTCGGCAATCTCACCCCGGCCGTGTTCGGCGAGCGGACGCGCGTCGCGACGCATGCCGATCTCGGCCCTCGCGTCTACGCCGCCGGTCCCGTCTTCACCGCCGTCGGCGGACATCCGGCGGAGGTCCTGCGCGCATGGCTCCCGTGGTACCTGCGCTGGTACGTGGTCTCGCGCGCCACGCGCGAGCTGGCGACGCCCGACGACGGACGGCGAGCGGTCGAGGCGTTGCTCCCGGAGCACCCCGACATCCTGAAGCTCGCCATCGACACGGGCGCGCGCGACGACACCCCGCGGCTCGACATCGCCACGATCGCGGCCGTCACCGCGGCCGGCCACGCCGGCGGGGTGCGCTCGATCGCGCACATCGGAACCTCGGCGGAAGCCATCGACGCCGTGCGGGGCGGCGTCGACGCGCTCGCCCACGCACCGTGGCGCGAAGAGATCTCCGACGAGGCCGTCACCGTCATCGCGGCCGAGCGCACACCCGTCGTGGTGACCCTCGCCGTGTGGGACGCGTCGGCGCGGGCGCTCAAGCGCGTGGCGGACCTCCTTCCGATCGAGCGGCAACTGGCGCGTCCCGACGTGCTGACGGCGCTCTTCGCGACGCCACCCCCTCCGACCGACGAGATGGCGGCCTTTGCACGCGTCGCCGCCGCGGCCCACGAGGCCCGGCGCCGCAACGTAGCGAAGCTACGCGCCGCGGGCGTCGTCGTGCTCGCGGGGAGCGACGGGTGCAACTACGCCCAGTTCCCGGGCGCCGGCTTGCACCTCGAGCTCGCAAAGCTCGTCGACGCCGGTCTCACCCCGGCCGAGGCGCTGCGTGCCGCGACCTGGGACAACGCCCGCTTTCTCGCCGGCGACGCCGCCGACTACGGCGAGATCGCCGTCGGAAGACGCGCCGACCTGCTGCTGGTTGCCGGCGACCCCACGACCAACATCGCCGACCTCGCCAACATCAGCCAGCTCGTCGTCGACGGCACGCTCCTGGAGCGTCACGCGCGACCGAACTAG